The following proteins are encoded in a genomic region of Panthera leo isolate Ple1 chromosome F2, P.leo_Ple1_pat1.1, whole genome shotgun sequence:
- the YWHAZ gene encoding 14-3-3 protein zeta/delta → MDKNELVQKAKLAEQAERYDDMAACMKSVTEQGAELSNEERNLLSVAYKNVVGARRSSWRVVSSIEQKTEGAEKKQQMAREYREKIETELRDICNDVLSLLEKFLIPNASQAESKVFYLKMKGDYYRYLAEVAAGDDKKGIVDQSQQAYQEAFEISKKEMQPTHPIRLGLALNFSVFYYEILNSPEKACSLAKTAFDEAIAELDTLSEESYKDSTLIMQLLRDNLTLWTSDTQGDEAEAGEGGEN, encoded by the exons ATGGATAAAAATGAGCTGGTGCAGAAGGCCAAGCTGGCCGAGCAGGCTGAGCGATATGATGACATGGCAGCCTGCATGAAGTCTGTAACTGAGCAAGGAGCTGAATTATCCAATGAGGAGAGGAATCTTCTCTCAGTTGCTTATAAAAATGTTGTAGGAGCCCGTAGGTCATCTTGGAGGGTCGTCTCAAGTATTGAGCAAAAGACGGAAGGTGCTGAGAAAAAACAGCAGATGGCTCgagaatacagagagaaaattgAGACCGAGCTCAGAGATATCTGCAATGATGTACTG tcTCTTTTGGAAAAGTTTTTGATCCCCAATGCTTCACAAGCAGAGAGCAAAGTcttctatttgaaaatgaaaggagaCTACTATCGTTACTTGGCTGAGGTTGCTGCTGGTGATGACAAGAAAG GGATTGTGGATCAGTCACAACAAGCATACCAGGAAGCTTTTGAGATCAGCAAAAAGGAAATGCAACCAACACACCCCATCAGATTGGGTCTGgcccttaacttctctgtgttctATTATGAGATTCTGAACTCCCCGGAGAAAGCCTGCTCTCTTGCAAAGACA GCTTTTGATGAAGCCATTGCTGAACTCGATACATTAAGTGAAGAGTCCTACAAAGACAGCACGCTAATAATGCAATTACTGAGAGACAACTTGACA ttgtGGACATCGGATACCCAAGGAGATGAAGCTGaagcaggagaaggaggggaaaattAA